Proteins from a single region of Psychrobacter cryohalolentis K5:
- a CDS encoding IclR family transcriptional regulator has translation MPAAENLIDNLTRMNKNQGGVQSLEIGLSILDVLIDCNEPMMLKDIAQAMQMHPAKCHRYLVSLIRKHYARQLSDGRYGLGDRVHAMGALGAVGHSGFNQNNILDRLTHIANEIKDTLNCGVQIAKWFSEGPIIIQSVEPDTTISIITRIGSRMPLTTSATGHLFASYQPDAIIKPLVITEWQAKQESAITEKWQHFNQLRAKVRTQGYATVTGDMLMGINAITIPVIIPQLSTTANLYDKDKLSVESLSLEYAITIIGTTEQLPMSDQRNVVEQILAIAQRYQIV, from the coding sequence ATGCCAGCAGCTGAAAACCTGATAGACAATCTTACTAGGATGAATAAAAACCAAGGCGGCGTACAATCGCTTGAGATTGGGCTGTCGATATTAGACGTGCTCATCGATTGTAACGAGCCGATGATGCTAAAGGATATTGCACAAGCCATGCAAATGCATCCAGCAAAGTGCCACCGTTATTTGGTCAGTCTTATTCGTAAACACTATGCTCGCCAGCTCAGTGATGGACGTTATGGACTTGGTGATAGAGTTCATGCAATGGGCGCGCTAGGAGCAGTAGGTCATAGTGGGTTTAATCAAAATAATATCTTGGATCGTCTGACGCATATTGCTAATGAGATCAAAGACACGCTTAACTGCGGTGTACAAATCGCTAAATGGTTTAGCGAAGGACCGATTATCATTCAATCCGTTGAACCAGACACCACTATTAGTATTATTACTCGCATCGGATCGCGTATGCCGCTGACTACATCTGCGACAGGTCATTTGTTTGCAAGCTATCAGCCAGACGCCATTATCAAACCCTTGGTCATCACAGAATGGCAGGCGAAACAAGAGTCAGCAATAACAGAGAAATGGCAGCACTTTAACCAGTTGCGAGCGAAAGTTCGAACCCAAGGCTATGCGACTGTTACTGGTGATATGTTAATGGGGATTAATGCGATTACTATTCCCGTTATCATACCGCAGCTCTCAACCACTGCGAATCTATATGACAAAGACAAACTATCTGTTGAAAGTTTGTCTTTGGAGTATGCCATTACTATCATTGGTACCACAGAGCAGTTGCCCATGAGTGATCAGCGTAATGTGGTCGAGCAAATATTAGCAATTGCACAACGTTATCAAATAGTGTAG
- a CDS encoding VOC family protein produces MSFKIEKIHHVAYRCKDAKETVEWYKKYLNMEFILAFAEDHVPSTKAFDPYMHVFLDAGNGNVLAFFEVPNQPEMGFDPNTPSWVQHLAMKVKDRDALMAAKKHLEENGIDVIGVTNHGIFHSIYFFDPNGHRMELTYDDITSEEKVSMITKEMKYEMLDEWSRTKRAPAHTQFLHAEELAEAREVAPAGE; encoded by the coding sequence ATGAGTTTTAAAATTGAAAAAATCCATCATGTGGCCTATCGCTGCAAAGACGCTAAAGAGACCGTTGAATGGTATAAAAAATATCTGAATATGGAGTTCATCCTAGCATTCGCTGAGGATCATGTACCTTCTACCAAAGCCTTTGACCCTTATATGCATGTGTTTTTAGATGCGGGCAATGGCAATGTCTTAGCATTTTTTGAAGTGCCTAATCAACCTGAAATGGGCTTTGACCCTAATACCCCAAGCTGGGTACAACATCTAGCGATGAAGGTAAAAGACCGTGATGCCTTAATGGCAGCTAAAAAGCATTTGGAAGAAAACGGCATCGACGTGATCGGTGTGACGAATCATGGCATCTTCCATTCTATCTATTTCTTCGATCCTAATGGACATCGTATGGAGCTTACTTACGATGATATTACCTCAGAAGAAAAAGTTTCGATGATTACTAAAGAGATGAAATATGAGATGCTGGACGAATGGTCACGTACCAAACGTGCGCCAGCACATACTCAGTTTTTACATGCAGAGGAGCTGGCTGAAGCACGAGAAGTCGCGCCTGCCGGTGAGTAA
- the fahA gene encoding fumarylacetoacetase — MSTIDKNLSSFLDIATDSDFSIHNLPYGIFSDTADGKRRAGVAIGKHVLDLSVLEAEGLLSLDGGPYFDQNTLNAFIDSGRDNWTKARQTIQTLLSSDCDTLRDNEDLQQIALFQQSDVTMHLPVQVPGFTDFYSSKEHATNVGTMFRDPSNALLPNWTEMPVGYNGRASTVIVSGTDVIRPSGQLKPNADDRPIFSPCKRLDFELETAFVVGKGNNIGQPIAVDNAIDHIFGMVLLNDWSARDIQKWEYVPLGPFNAKTFASEVSPWIVTMEALAPFKMPCPTQEPKPLAYLNEKNSNNSYDIHLSVELLPENAEEATVVCETNFKYMYWSMAQQLTHHTITGCKVEVGDMMGSGTISGPMPDSYGSMLEIAWNATKPVTLQGGETRSFIEDGDTVIMKGYSEKDGIRVGFGEVRGKVLPALTFDFDK; from the coding sequence ATGTCAACGATTGACAAAAACCTCTCATCTTTCCTCGATATCGCAACCGATTCTGACTTCTCTATTCATAACCTACCTTATGGCATTTTTAGCGATACTGCCGACGGCAAACGCCGCGCTGGTGTGGCTATTGGCAAGCACGTATTGGACTTATCGGTACTTGAAGCTGAAGGGCTATTAAGTCTAGACGGTGGTCCATATTTTGATCAAAATACCTTAAACGCCTTTATTGATTCTGGTCGAGACAACTGGACCAAAGCACGTCAAACCATACAGACGTTACTTTCTAGCGACTGCGATACCTTACGTGATAACGAAGATTTGCAGCAAATAGCCCTATTTCAACAATCAGACGTCACTATGCATCTGCCGGTTCAAGTGCCCGGCTTTACCGATTTCTATTCGTCTAAAGAGCACGCAACCAATGTCGGTACTATGTTCCGTGACCCAAGTAATGCCTTACTGCCTAACTGGACTGAGATGCCAGTAGGTTATAACGGACGCGCCAGCACCGTCATCGTCAGTGGTACAGATGTGATACGTCCATCAGGTCAGCTAAAACCCAATGCCGATGACCGCCCTATTTTCTCACCCTGTAAGCGTCTGGACTTTGAGCTTGAAACGGCGTTTGTCGTTGGCAAAGGTAATAATATTGGTCAACCAATTGCCGTAGATAATGCTATTGATCATATTTTTGGTATGGTTTTGCTAAACGATTGGTCAGCTCGTGACATTCAAAAATGGGAATATGTGCCGTTAGGTCCATTTAACGCCAAAACTTTTGCCTCTGAAGTGTCTCCTTGGATTGTGACGATGGAAGCCTTAGCACCGTTCAAGATGCCATGCCCAACGCAAGAACCAAAGCCGCTTGCTTATCTAAACGAAAAAAACAGCAATAATAGTTACGATATCCATTTATCAGTAGAACTATTGCCTGAAAATGCTGAAGAAGCAACGGTGGTTTGCGAAACCAATTTTAAATATATGTACTGGTCAATGGCGCAGCAGTTGACTCACCATACTATCACTGGCTGTAAAGTAGAAGTGGGCGATATGATGGGTTCAGGGACTATCTCAGGACCGATGCCTGATTCTTATGGCTCGATGTTAGAGATTGCGTGGAATGCAACCAAACCTGTCACCCTCCAAGGCGGTGAGACACGCAGCTTTATCGAAGATGGTGACACGGTCATCATGAAAGGCTATAGCGAAAAAGACGGTATTCGTGTTGGCTTTGGTGAAGTACGCGGCAAAGTATTGCCTGCCCTTACCTTCGATTTTGACAAATAG